Proteins encoded within one genomic window of Candidatus Nezhaarchaeota archaeon:
- a CDS encoding AroM family protein codes for MKIRVVLPVLKNEIFEEITYREFKAAKRGDVEISVVSLEKGPATIESVYDEEIAAPWILEKVKEAEEEGFDAVIINCMGDPALKAAREIVRIPVIGPCQASMAIASTICDKFSIIAVLKNIVPAFWRKAREYGFEARVASIRSIEIPVLELEGRRSEVKAKLLAEAKKCLEDGADTIILGCTGMVGMAAEIQNALNVPVIDPAIASLKLAECLVDMKLSHSKLAYPEPPTKKRIL; via the coding sequence TTGAAGATTCGAGTAGTACTACCAGTCTTAAAGAACGAGATTTTCGAGGAGATCACGTATAGAGAGTTCAAAGCAGCCAAGAGAGGGGATGTGGAGATAAGCGTTGTAAGTCTTGAGAAGGGACCGGCAACAATAGAATCGGTTTACGATGAAGAGATAGCAGCTCCATGGATACTAGAGAAGGTGAAAGAGGCCGAGGAAGAGGGATTTGATGCAGTCATAATCAACTGCATGGGAGATCCAGCTTTAAAGGCTGCTAGAGAGATAGTTAGGATACCAGTTATTGGACCTTGCCAAGCATCGATGGCCATAGCCTCAACGATTTGCGATAAGTTCTCAATAATCGCTGTATTGAAGAACATTGTCCCAGCATTTTGGAGGAAAGCGAGAGAGTACGGCTTTGAAGCTAGGGTTGCATCCATAAGGTCCATAGAGATCCCGGTACTAGAGCTTGAAGGGAGGAGGAGCGAGGTTAAAGCTAAGCTGTTAGCTGAAGCGAAGAAGTGCCTAGAGGATGGAGCTGACACCATAATACTAGGTTGTACCGGAATGGTTGGGATGGCTGCTGAGATACAAAATGCCTTAAACGTTCCAGTAATAGACCCAGCAATAGCCTCGTTGAAGCTCGCTGAGTGCTTAGTCGACATGAAGCTTTCTCACAGCAAGCTAGCGTATCCGGAACCTCCAACCAAGAAGAGAATACTATAG
- a CDS encoding DUF364 domain-containing protein has translation MPGRIVREILHHIRSKIDGVEKVRAERVVIGLGYTAVKLDSGHVGLCYTFSDEVNLDCCQIWRKAGTLAGSSAIKLAELSLSWDLSEAVVGVAALNALSQLAMDMEPDKYVIAEGNVIDQIDVTKEDVVVLVGNIRPFIPKIKERTDNIFVLERNPRMRNLDVYPDTAAEELLPRASIAIITGTALANGTIDRLLELSKNAREVVLVGPTASTLPDPLFKHGVTIIGGVKVIDSEKVIQLVSEGGGTPSLKEACKQVVIKPRNGR, from the coding sequence ATGCCTGGGAGGATAGTCAGAGAGATATTACATCACATTAGGTCTAAAATTGATGGAGTTGAGAAGGTAAGGGCCGAGAGGGTCGTTATAGGGCTTGGCTACACAGCTGTCAAGTTGGACAGCGGGCATGTAGGCTTATGTTACACCTTCAGCGATGAGGTGAACCTTGATTGCTGTCAGATTTGGAGGAAAGCTGGAACCTTAGCTGGAAGCTCCGCGATAAAGTTAGCTGAGCTATCTTTGTCGTGGGATTTAAGTGAGGCTGTTGTTGGAGTAGCTGCGTTAAACGCTCTATCGCAGCTGGCTATGGACATGGAGCCAGATAAGTACGTGATTGCTGAGGGAAACGTCATAGATCAAATAGATGTAACCAAGGAGGACGTTGTGGTCCTCGTAGGAAACATTCGTCCATTCATACCGAAGATTAAGGAGAGGACTGACAACATCTTCGTGCTTGAGAGGAACCCTAGAATGCGTAACTTAGATGTCTATCCAGATACTGCTGCTGAGGAGCTTCTACCAAGAGCATCGATAGCAATTATAACTGGGACCGCCCTAGCAAATGGCACGATAGATCGCCTCTTAGAGCTATCTAAGAATGCGAGAGAAGTAGTCCTCGTTGGCCCTACAGCAAGCACCTTACCAGACCCCCTCTTCAAGCATGGCGTGACGATCATAGGTGGAGTAAAGGTGATTGATAGCGAGAAGGTAATACAGTTAGTCTCAGAGGGAGGAGGAACTCCAAGTCTCAAAGAAGCATGCAAGCAAGTGGTTATTAAGCCAAGGAATGGTCGATGA
- a CDS encoding glycosyltransferase family 2 protein, whose protein sequence is MSFVHALVLVMFSVVYVWTLYQLPILAIGVSHLRRYRNVEEDLRRPLLDVDELPTISIIVPVKDEEKVVGRLLEALLKLDYPPEKREIVIVEDGSKDRTVEICEEYVRKFPGQVKLIHRPTSSGKPPALNYALKYVKGDIVAFFDADSVPKPDALKRAIAYFSDPSVAAVQGRLFSINADENMLTKLASYGEIIWCEAYLRGRDSLGLFVYLRGSCQFIRRDVLMKLNGFDEKCLSEDMELSIRLTRNGYRIRYATDVRSWQETPSKLRELFKQRTRWYRGTMQVALKHGRLMVKLDRRNVDAELTLMGPFVLIISLISSLLTPIILLMSLNSEVTLQLFTWLIAIGVGISLAIFSITLACIPRSRRIVDILRLLFLCFYWYFEAFAAFYAMLLILSRRPQRWIKTEKTGFCENSRTTPMSFTFEEQAFVSIACY, encoded by the coding sequence ATGAGCTTTGTTCATGCCTTGGTCCTGGTAATGTTTTCAGTTGTTTACGTCTGGACCCTTTATCAACTACCTATCCTAGCCATTGGCGTCAGCCATTTAAGACGTTATCGAAACGTGGAAGAAGATTTGAGGAGACCCTTACTTGACGTTGATGAGCTGCCCACTATCTCCATTATCGTCCCAGTGAAAGACGAAGAGAAGGTTGTGGGTAGGCTTCTTGAAGCGCTATTGAAGCTCGACTACCCGCCTGAAAAGAGGGAGATAGTGATAGTTGAAGACGGATCTAAAGATAGGACTGTAGAAATATGTGAGGAGTATGTTAGGAAGTTTCCAGGTCAAGTTAAGCTTATTCACAGGCCCACTTCAAGCGGAAAACCTCCAGCCTTGAATTACGCGCTTAAGTATGTAAAGGGGGATATCGTAGCTTTCTTCGATGCAGATAGTGTCCCCAAGCCTGATGCTCTGAAAAGGGCCATTGCATACTTTAGCGATCCTTCAGTAGCTGCTGTGCAAGGTAGGCTCTTTAGCATAAATGCTGACGAAAACATGTTGACTAAGCTGGCCTCGTATGGAGAGATCATTTGGTGTGAAGCCTACTTGAGGGGGAGGGACAGCTTAGGCTTATTCGTCTATCTGAGGGGGAGCTGTCAGTTCATAAGGCGAGACGTTTTAATGAAGTTGAATGGTTTTGATGAAAAGTGCTTGTCAGAGGACATGGAGCTATCCATAAGGCTGACCAGGAACGGATATAGGATAAGATATGCCACTGATGTGCGCTCTTGGCAGGAGACTCCATCGAAATTGAGGGAGCTTTTCAAGCAGAGGACGAGGTGGTACAGAGGAACCATGCAGGTGGCTCTCAAGCATGGGAGGCTTATGGTCAAGTTAGACAGAAGAAATGTCGATGCTGAGCTTACCCTCATGGGACCCTTCGTCCTCATAATCTCCTTAATCAGCAGCCTGCTGACCCCAATCATTCTCTTAATGTCCCTCAATTCTGAGGTTACGTTACAGCTCTTTACGTGGCTAATAGCCATTGGGGTAGGCATATCACTCGCAATCTTCAGCATAACCCTTGCATGTATTCCAAGATCGAGGAGGATCGTTGATATACTTCGGCTGCTATTCTTGTGCTTCTACTGGTACTTTGAGGCTTTTGCGGCGTTTTACGCAATGCTCCTCATCCTCTCTCGCAGACCGCAAAGATGGATTAAGACTGAGAAGACAGGTTTCTGTGAAAATTCAAGGACTACGCCCATGAGCTTCACCTTTGAGGAACAAGCTTTTGTTTCTATCGCTTGTTATTAG
- a CDS encoding methyltransferase domain-containing protein — MNAIYVEGLTLIDFKPKPVIVIDCYSAREILRKRLESSSFAALVNLGLRMVDVKIVNYEAIIGGFSVSLRELEEVADDEEGVYSLSHEGLSKLVIAREHFYKLRRVADNTAPTLEIDGIHMHRIEGTTPWEDAKRKVLLSKVGANHKVLDSCMGLGYTAIHSALLGAKVLAVEVDPNVIELASYNPWSWKIKDLQIQVVMGDVCEVVKNLEDECFDRIIHDPPRFSSRTGNLYGRKLYSEFHRVLKENGLLFHYVGSPGRMRGLDLMRSVAKRLEEVGFITRVLKRDGAVLALKGQS, encoded by the coding sequence TTGAACGCAATCTACGTTGAAGGGTTGACCCTCATAGACTTTAAGCCCAAGCCCGTGATTGTGATAGATTGCTACTCTGCCCGTGAGATATTGAGGAAAAGATTGGAATCAAGCTCATTCGCTGCGCTGGTAAACCTCGGGTTGAGAATGGTAGACGTTAAGATCGTCAACTATGAGGCAATAATCGGAGGCTTTAGCGTGAGTTTAAGGGAACTCGAGGAGGTAGCCGATGATGAGGAGGGGGTATACTCCCTAAGTCACGAAGGGCTATCTAAGCTTGTCATAGCGAGAGAGCACTTCTACAAGCTTAGGAGGGTAGCTGACAACACCGCTCCAACGCTTGAGATCGATGGTATCCACATGCACAGAATTGAGGGGACAACTCCTTGGGAGGATGCTAAGAGGAAGGTCCTGTTATCTAAGGTCGGGGCGAATCATAAAGTTCTTGATTCATGTATGGGTCTAGGGTATACAGCAATACACTCAGCTCTACTAGGAGCGAAGGTTTTGGCTGTTGAAGTGGACCCTAACGTAATCGAGTTGGCGAGCTACAATCCTTGGAGCTGGAAAATTAAGGACCTTCAGATCCAAGTAGTCATGGGCGATGTATGCGAGGTCGTAAAGAATTTGGAGGATGAGTGCTTTGATAGGATAATACACGATCCACCAAGATTCTCAAGTAGAACAGGGAACCTGTATGGAAGGAAGCTTTACTCAGAGTTTCATAGGGTACTGAAGGAGAATGGTCTCTTATTTCACTACGTTGGTTCCCCAGGGAGGATGCGAGGGCTTGACTTAATGAGAAGCGTAGCGAAGAGACTTGAAGAAGTCGGCTTTATTACAAGGGTCCTCAAAAGGGATGGAGCGGTCCTCGCATTGAAGGGTCAGAGCTAG
- the speD gene encoding adenosylmethionine decarboxylase yields MDTVGYHYVVEASGCDPEVLSSVDKLREILLGAAKNAKMDVKGSYFFKFTPTGVSGTLIVAMSHISIHTWPEHQYAALDVYVCGEGSNSEKAVSEILAGLKARHAHITEIRRGVRDNNEFTHIIVTWEE; encoded by the coding sequence ATGGACACTGTCGGATATCACTACGTTGTTGAGGCATCTGGTTGTGACCCCGAGGTACTTAGTAGCGTCGATAAACTGAGAGAGATACTGCTGGGAGCTGCAAAGAATGCGAAGATGGATGTAAAGGGCAGCTACTTCTTTAAGTTCACCCCAACAGGGGTCAGCGGTACGCTTATCGTTGCAATGTCCCACATATCAATTCACACATGGCCTGAGCATCAGTATGCTGCTCTCGACGTCTATGTTTGTGGAGAAGGCTCTAACTCTGAAAAGGCTGTATCTGAAATACTGGCTGGACTTAAAGCTAGGCATGCCCACATAACTGAAATTCGGAGGGGAGTGAGGGACAACAACGAGTTCACCCACATAATTGTGACGTGGGAGGAGTGA
- a CDS encoding RuvB-like domain-containing protein encodes MSRPVIKEVEERGVERRLGLHGHITGLGLDEKLKAIHVADGLVGQEEAREAAGIMVELVKRGRRPGHGLLLVGPPGTGKTAIAVGMARELGKDVPFVSISGSEIYGSTLKKTELLTQAIRRAVGLRLYEEREVYEGEVVNIEIEKTSHPYNPYAQVALGAFLTLRTKQEEKSLEVGERVANQLLRLNVRVGDVIEIDAETGHVTKLGRSKQAESKWKSEYRIGRLVEVPSGPVKKVKKTTHTVTLHDIDMANIRAGRLMLFREEEITNEIRAKVDEQIDEMIRSKKAELVPGVLFIDEAHMLDIEAFSFLNRALEQEYAPLVVLATNRAVTKIRGTDFKSPHGIPIDMLDRLLIAKTKIPPPEDVRKILEIKALADGIELSPEALNMLTEIGVKRTLRYAAQLLQPARVIAEISGSNVVKTEHIERVMKVYLDFRDSISYLNEELKKDPLLSEFLQ; translated from the coding sequence ATGAGTCGCCCGGTAATAAAAGAGGTTGAGGAGAGAGGGGTTGAGCGTAGACTGGGACTCCATGGCCACATAACCGGTCTTGGCCTAGACGAGAAGTTAAAGGCAATACATGTAGCTGATGGGCTCGTTGGTCAAGAGGAAGCTCGTGAAGCTGCTGGAATAATGGTTGAGCTAGTCAAGAGGGGTAGGAGGCCTGGACACGGCTTACTTCTAGTGGGACCGCCAGGGACTGGTAAGACAGCTATAGCCGTCGGAATGGCTAGAGAGCTTGGTAAGGACGTACCCTTCGTATCTATATCTGGCAGTGAAATATATGGAAGCACGTTGAAGAAGACCGAGCTATTAACTCAAGCGATACGTAGAGCCGTCGGTTTAAGGCTCTACGAGGAGAGGGAGGTCTATGAGGGCGAGGTCGTCAACATAGAGATAGAGAAGACCTCCCATCCTTACAATCCGTACGCTCAGGTAGCATTGGGGGCTTTCCTAACACTGAGGACTAAGCAAGAAGAGAAGAGCTTGGAGGTAGGTGAGCGAGTCGCAAACCAGTTGTTAAGGCTCAACGTGAGGGTCGGCGATGTAATAGAAATAGATGCTGAGACTGGGCATGTTACGAAGCTCGGCAGAAGTAAGCAAGCCGAGAGTAAGTGGAAAAGCGAGTACAGGATTGGAAGGCTAGTTGAAGTGCCTAGCGGTCCAGTTAAGAAGGTGAAGAAGACAACCCACACAGTTACGCTTCACGATATAGATATGGCGAATATAAGAGCTGGCAGGCTCATGCTGTTCAGAGAAGAGGAGATAACTAACGAGATTAGAGCGAAGGTTGATGAGCAAATAGATGAAATGATAAGGAGCAAGAAGGCTGAGCTTGTCCCCGGAGTCCTGTTCATCGACGAAGCGCACATGCTGGATATAGAGGCTTTCAGCTTCCTGAACAGAGCATTAGAGCAAGAGTACGCACCTCTCGTGGTGCTAGCAACTAATAGGGCTGTGACGAAGATTAGGGGTACGGACTTCAAGTCTCCGCATGGAATACCAATCGACATGCTTGATAGGTTACTGATAGCTAAAACCAAGATACCGCCTCCAGAAGACGTGAGGAAGATCCTTGAGATTAAAGCTTTAGCCGATGGTATAGAGCTATCGCCAGAAGCTCTCAATATGCTAACCGAGATAGGGGTTAAGAGGACCTTGCGCTATGCAGCTCAATTGCTGCAGCCAGCTAGAGTTATAGCCGAGATATCTGGAAGCAACGTAGTGAAGACCGAGCACATAGAGAGAGTTATGAAGGTGTACTTGGACTTCAGGG